The Mesorhizobium sp. INR15 region GGAGAGGCGGCATGGGCCGTATCGCAGCACTTACCAGAAACCCGGTCATGATCGCGCTGGTGGCGATGCTCGCCATTGCCGGTTGCGCTTCGAAGAAGACACCGAACAATGCCGCTGACCTTGGCCTCAATGGCGCCGGCGCGGCGACGCCCGGATCGGCGCAGGATTTCACCGTCAACATCGGCGACCGCATCTTCTTCGATACGGACTCGACCTCGATCCGTGCCGATGCACAGACCACGCTGGCACGCCAGGCGCAGTGGCTGAACCAGTACAAGCAGTATGCCATCGTTGTCGAAGGCCATGCCGACGAACGCGGCACGCGTGAATACAACCTGGCACTCGGCGCCCGCCGCGCCGCCGCCACCCGCGACTTCCTGGTTACCAAGGGCGTTTCGGCCAGCCGGCTGAAGACGATTTCCTACGGCAAGGAACGTCCGGTCGCGGTGTGCGACGACATCTCCTGCTGGTCGCAGAACCGCCGTGCCGTCACCACGCTCAACGGCGCCGGTTCCTGATCGGCAGAATTGCAACACTCGTATCTGAAAGGCGGCCGTGAGGCCGCCTTTTTCATATCCGATCGCTCGAAACAAAATTTGGCCGAAGTCTCGGGTCCTGCTATGAGCCGAGGGCGTCTGGCTGGTCCCACTTTGATTGGAAGGCGCGAACAGGCTAACGATTTACGGCGAGAGGCACATGCATTTCAGATCGGTCTTGAGCGGCACACTTGCGCTGCTGCTCCTATCAGGCGTCACCGCCTCTGCTGGCGGCCTAGGGGCAACCAGCACGGGGCAACCAGCCGACAGCGGCTTTTCCTTCCATCTGCCTACAATCGAGCTGCCCAAGCTTTTCGGTGAAAAGAAAAAACCGGAGCAGGTTCAGATGGCGCAGTCCGACCCGAACGCGGTCACCGGGCTGGAGGACCAGCTGCGGCAGATGAACGGCAAGATCGAGGAGCTGAATTTCCAGGTCCTGCAGATGCAGGAACAGATCCGCAAGCAGCAGGAAGACAACGAGTTCCGCTTCCAGCAGCTGGAGGGCGGTACGCAAGGCGGACAGGCGCCCGCGGCCCCCAAGAAGGATCCGCAAAAGAAGTCGGATGCCACCACCGACACCAACACCAATGTGGCGACGGCGCCAGCAACGCAGGCGCCGGCCGATGCGGGTACCGCGCCGGCGGGCGGCCAGAGCGTCGAGGACGTCATCGTCGAATCGCCGAATGGCGACCCCGGCGCGGTGATCCCCGGTGCGCCGGCCAAGACCTTCGGCAGCATCACCGTCGACAAGAACGGCAATGTGATCGACGCCGACGGCAATACCCAGGCGACCGCGCCGGTGCAGGACACCGCCCCGGCGACGGCGGCACCCGCGAAGCCGACCAAGGCCGGCAAGTCCGATGGCACGGTGGTCGCGGCTTTGCCAGACACCAAAAACCCCGAAGAACTCTACCGCAACTCCTACCAGTTCATCCTGTCGGGCGACTACAGCACGGCCGAACAGGGTTTCCGGGATCACATTTCCCGCTTCCCCAAGGATGCAAAAGCAGCGGACGCGCATTACTGGCTGGGTGAGTCGCTGCTCGGCCAGCAGAAATACCGCGACGCGGCCGAGACTTTCCTCGCGGCCAGCAAGGACTATCCCAAGGCCAAGAAGGCTCCCGACATGTTGTTGAAACTCGGCGTTTCGCTGGTCGGCCTCAAGCAGCATGATGTCGCTTGCGCGACCTTCAGCGAGATCGGCAAGCGCTATCCCGATATTTCCGGGGCGCTCAAGGAACGGGTCAAGCAGGAAAGGGCGCTCGCGGCGTGCTAGTTTGTTCCTGCTTGTCGTTACCCTGAAACCGGGACCGCTTTTGAGCGACATGCATTGATGCTCGACACAGAGCCCTCTTTATCGAAAAGCCTTTTTTCGCACATCGATTTTACCAACGGCGCTGTGGCTGCCGTGTCCGGCGGCAGCGATTCGACCGCCCTTCTCCTTCTTCTCAAAACCCATCTCGACCTGACCG contains the following coding sequences:
- the pal gene encoding peptidoglycan-associated lipoprotein Pal; this translates as MGRIAALTRNPVMIALVAMLAIAGCASKKTPNNAADLGLNGAGAATPGSAQDFTVNIGDRIFFDTDSTSIRADAQTTLARQAQWLNQYKQYAIVVEGHADERGTREYNLALGARRAAATRDFLVTKGVSASRLKTISYGKERPVAVCDDISCWSQNRRAVTTLNGAGS
- the ybgF gene encoding tol-pal system protein YbgF, coding for MHFRSVLSGTLALLLLSGVTASAGGLGATSTGQPADSGFSFHLPTIELPKLFGEKKKPEQVQMAQSDPNAVTGLEDQLRQMNGKIEELNFQVLQMQEQIRKQQEDNEFRFQQLEGGTQGGQAPAAPKKDPQKKSDATTDTNTNVATAPATQAPADAGTAPAGGQSVEDVIVESPNGDPGAVIPGAPAKTFGSITVDKNGNVIDADGNTQATAPVQDTAPATAAPAKPTKAGKSDGTVVAALPDTKNPEELYRNSYQFILSGDYSTAEQGFRDHISRFPKDAKAADAHYWLGESLLGQQKYRDAAETFLAASKDYPKAKKAPDMLLKLGVSLVGLKQHDVACATFSEIGKRYPDISGALKERVKQERALAAC